A single Anopheles arabiensis isolate DONGOLA chromosome 2, AaraD3, whole genome shotgun sequence DNA region contains:
- the LOC120895179 gene encoding tissue inhibitor of metalloproteinase: MKTNRLLPLVLTIVGLAMVMLPTAETCSCLPQHPQTAFCDSQYVIVAQVLRKTASRNEAMDAYKIAIKKEYKMSDEARQLLNHGKLYTSTMDSACGIKLKPSTLYAIAANSEQVGLCDFIRPYDELSLVEKRGLAGVYRKGCKCKINHCWDDKCHQRLGSCNWTPFAPKGICETSYGSCVPAGVTKKNGAPIKCHWRRSPRFGQCVAENSPKYP; the protein is encoded by the exons ATGAAGACGAACCGTCTGCTACCGCTGGTGTTGACGATTGTCGGGCTGGCGATGGTGATGCTTCCCACGGCCGAAACCTGCAGCTGCCTCCCGCAGCATCCCCAGACGGCTTTCTGCGACTCGCAGTACG TAATCGTTGCACAAGTGCTGCGCAAAACGGCATCAAGGAACGAGGCCATGGATGCGTACAAGATTGCAATCAAGAAAGAGTACAAG ATGAGCGACGAGGCACGGCAGCTCCTCAACCACGGAAAGCTGTACACATCCACGATGGATTCGGCGTGTGGCATCAAGCTGAAACCGTCCACGCTGTACGCGATTGCGGCCAACAGCGAACAGGTTGGCCTGTGCGACTTTATCCGACCGTACGACGAGCTGTCGCTGGTGGAGAAGCGCGGCCTGGCCGGCGTCTATCGCAAGGGCTGCAAGTGCAAGATCAATCACTGCTGGGACGACAAGTGCCACCAGCGGCTCGGCTCCTGCAACTGGACCCCGTTCGCGCCGAAGGGTATCTGCGAAACGAGCTACGGCTCGTGCGTACCGGCCGGTGTGACGAAGAAGAACGGAGCACCGATCAAGTGCCACTGGCGCCGATCGCCCCGCTTCGGGCAGTGTGTCGCCGAGAATAGTCCCAAGTACCCGTGA